Within the Salinibacterium sp. TMP30 genome, the region ATCGATGCGGCAGTCGTCGAAGACAACATCCTGAAGGTGTGCCCCTCGCAAGTTGAGGTAGCCGACGCGGCAATGGGTGAAACGGACAGATTTTTACATTGACTCATAAAATTCGGCAGAGCCCAGCCGAGATCCTTCAACGTTGACGTCACGAAAATCGAGCGAGGAGCGCCGAAGATTGGCGCAGTGAGCCGGCAGAACCGAGTTTCGACGAGAGGTGCAGCCGTCAAAGTTTTTTTAGCCATGCAATCAGTTGCTTCCTGAAGTGTTAATTAGGTTGAGGTTTCGACGCTAGCCCAGACTCCTGATGCTCCCTCCCACTATTATTTGGGGATGTGGCAACCAGCGAAGCAGCACGAAAAACCCGGTCTGGACCACGAGGAACAGACCCTCCGCGACGGCGATTTGGTTTTCCGTGCAATGCGGTCCTCCGGCCCGCCAAGCACCGGGCGACCTCCGTTCGTCTTGATTCATGGGATCGGCATGTCGCATCGTTACCTCACGCGCCTTCATAACGTGCTCTCGGAGATGGACGAGGTTTACTCCATTGACTTGCCCGGATTCGGCGGTCTCCCGAAACCAGCTAAATCTCTGGGGGTCCCGGAGATGGCACGAGCCCTCGGGCGGGTATTGGACCGGCTCGGAATCGAGCAGGCTGTCCTGGTTGGACACTCCATGGGCACCCAGTGGGTCGTCGAGCTCGCCGCACAGCGACCAGAGCTCGCGACGCACGTCGCCGCTGTCGGCCCCGTTGTTGACGATACTCACCGCTCGATTTTCACCCAAACAGTCGCCCTCGGTGTTGATGCGCTCGGCGAGCCGACGAGCGCCAACCTGCTGGCATTCACCGACTTCCTTCGCTGCGGTCCATCGTGGTTCCTTACTCAAGCAGGACAGATGGTCGCTTACCCGATCGAGGACCGCGTTCCGGGACTCCTGATGCCCCTCCTGCTCCTGCGGGGTGGACGTGACCGCGTTGCCGGGATGGACTGGTGCCGGCGACTTCGAGGTGACGCACGCTCAGTCACGCTCGTGACAGTCCCCGGCCATCAACACTTTGTCCAACGCACCGCGCCCAGGGCAGTTGCATCCGCCCTCCATGCCTTCACGCGCAAGGATGCTCCGCCCGCCAGCTGAAGCATGGATGACCGGGAACACCGCAGCACCGTCACGCTGATGAACGCGAGTTGCCCACCATTTCGCCACGCTGCTTAGTGCGCGTCGATCGAATGCAGCTCCAAAAACTCGTAAAGTTCGCGGTCGTCAACGCCGGGGAAAGTTCCTGACGGCAGCGGCGACAGGATGTGGGCGTGCAGCTTGGCGCTCGACCATGCATTGCCCGACCACCGGTCGCGCAAAACATCTTCGGGCTTGCGGCAGCACGTCTCATCGGGGCACGTGGACGCTCGACGGTTGTCGGTCGCGCGCCCGCGGAACCATTTGGAGTGCGAGAAAGGCACGCCGATGGTGATGGAGAACTCTTCGGCATCCGTGGTTCCCGTCTGGGTGGATTCGAAGAAGCTGCCCTCGGGGGTGTCGGTGTACTGGTAGAACTCCGTGGTGCGGTTGGTGCGCGTGAATGCGGTTCGAGCGCTCCAATTGCGGCACACAAACTGCCCCTCGGCTGAGCCAGTAACATCCACCGGCAAACGCAGGCCATCATTTTCGTACGCCTTGTAGACAGCGCCGTCGTCACCCACACGCAAAAAATGGGTCTCAAGGTCAAGGTGCGAGGTCGCAAGGTTAGTGAAGCGTAACGCTGCCGCCTCGTGGGTGACACCAAACGCATCCCGAAAGTCTTCAACCGCAATATTGCGCTGCGTTTTGGCGTCGCTCAAGAACTCAACCGACTGCTTCAATGGCATCAGGACGGCCGCCGCGAAGTAGTTAATCTCCAGACGCTGATGCAAAAACTCGGCGTAGCTGGTGGGTTCGGTGTGCCCGAGAACACGATGTGCCATCGCCTGAAGGGCCATCGACCGCAAGCCGTGTCCACCAGGAATCGATGCAGGCGGCAAGTAGATGCGCCCGTGCTTGAGGTCGGTAACCGAACGCGCCGAATGCGGCAGATCGTGCACATGCACCAGCTCGAAGCCCAAGGACTCTGCCATCAAACTCACGGCGCGGTGGGTGAGCGCCCCGGTGGTGTGGTTGCCGGCGAGAGTCAACTTTTCGGCTTCTCGTTCGAGATCGGGTAGGTAGTTATCGAGGGTGCGCATCTGCTGACGCAATTCGGTATTGGCTCGACGAGCTTCTTCAGGCGTCGCGATCGCCTGGCGCGAACGCGTAGCGAGTTCATGATGCAACCCAACTATCGCTTCAAGGGTCTCGTCAGGGATCCCCTTCGACGGGCGAATCTTGGGCAAGCCGAGCGCTGCATAGATCGTGCTGCGTTGCACCCGATCCAACTCAATCTCTAGTGCCGCACGTTTAGTGGGCGGGGCTTCGTCGAGCAGATCAGCCAATTGGATGTCCGTGGCCGAAGCAATCGCCGAAAGCAAGGTCAGTCGAGGCTCACGACGTCCGTTTTCCATCAGCGAAAGCTGACTGCCAGCAACCCCCACGCGATCTCCCAGTTGGTCGAGAGTGAATCCCGCCGTCGTGCGGAAGTGCCGGATGCGTTGTCCCAAAGTCACAAGATCATTCACAGGTTCACTATAACTAAAGAACGCAGATTCTTTTCACACTAATCTCGAGCAACGTACAGAAAAGTGCGTGATCATCGAATAAGAACAGTTTTTTCAGCACCACAGAAACCAGCGGAAGGTAGAAATGAGCATCGCCGAGATGACAAAGACCCACTTCTCCGCACCCGACGGAACCCACCCCAGCGTCATCGCTTGGGTGGAAGAGATCGCCACCCTTACACAGCCCGATGAGGTTGTCTGGTGCACCGGCAGCGCCGAAGAAGCCGACCAGATTGCCGACCTCATGGTCGAAGCCGGAACGCTCACGCGCCTCAACGATGAGTACCGCCCTCACAGCTTCCTCGCTCGCAGTGATCCCAGTGATGTCGCTCGCGTCGAATCACGCACCTTCATCTGTTCCGCCAATGAGAGCGATGCCGGCCCTTCCAACAACTGGGCTGCTCCCGCAGAAATGCGCACCACTCTCGACGGACTCTTCGCAGGCAGCATGCGCGGTCGCCGGATGTTCGTCGTTCCGTTCTCGATGGGCCCGCTCGGTTCTCCACTCGCCAAAATTGGGGTTCAAGTCACCGACTCCCCCTACGTCGTCTTGAGCATGGGCATCATGACGCGCATGGGAACCGCCGTTCTCGAATCGATTGATGACTCCACTGAATGGGTGCGCGCCATCCACAGCGTTGGGGCCCCACTCGCTGCCAACGACACCGATGTGCCGTGGCCATGCAACCAGACCAAATACATCAGCCATTTCCCGGAAACTCGCGAAATCTGGTCGTTTGGTTCTGCCTACGGCGGAAACGCGATTCTCGCCAAAAAGTCGTTCGCTCTTCGTATCGCCTCGGTGATTGCTCGTGACGAAGGATGGCTCGCTGAGCACATGCTTCTGCTCAAACTCACCAACCCGCGCGGTCGTGTCTTCCACATTGCGGCAGCGTTCCCCAGCGCGTGTGGCAAAACGAATCTCGCGATGATCAAGCCCACCATTCCCGGGTGGAAAGCCGAGACGATTGGTGACGACATCGCGTGGCTCGGCAAGGGAGCTGATGGGCGACTCCGCGCCATCAACCCCGAAGCAGGCTTCTTCGGCGTAGCCCCAGGAACCGGCTACAGCACCAACGAGACCGCAATGGACACCATCTGGGGCCACACGGTCTTCACCAATGTCGCGCTCAAAGACAACGGCGACGTGTGGTGGGAAGGTATGACAGATGAGGCTCCTGAGCACCTCATCGACTGGCAGGGAAACGACTGGTCGCCAGAATCTGGCAGCCCGTCGTCACACGCCAACTCACGTTTTACTGTGGCAGCAGCACAATGCCCCACCATCGCAGATGACTGGGAGTCACCACAGGGCGTCGTCATTGACGCAATAATCTTCGGCGGTCGCCGCGCGACCAACGTGCCGCTAGTGGTGGAGGCACGAGATTGGGAGCATGGCGTCTACCTGGGCGCCACTATCTCATCTGAGCGGACGGCGGCTGCCGAAGGCACCATTGGCGAACTACGGCGTGACCCGTTTGCCATGATGCCTTTCTGCGGATACAACATGGCCGATCACTGGGCACACTGGCTCTCCGTCGGTCAAGATCTGCGCACCTCGGGCACAGTTCCTCGCATCTTCCAGGTGAACTGGTTCCGCAAGGGCCCCGATGGATCCTTTCTCTGGCCCGGCTTTGGTGAGAACTCGCGCGTTCTTGAATGGATTCTTGAGCGGGTTGACGGCAAAGTCGCTGCCCGGGACAGTGCCCTCGGATTGCTCCCCCGCGACGGGGAACTCAACATCGACGGCCTTGAGCTCAGCGATGAGACCATGCAGCAGCTGTTCGCGATCGACACCGACTCGTGGAAAGCAGAAGCGGCATCCACTGAGGAATTTTTCGCCACGTTCGACGGGCGCGTTCCGGCAGCGGTAACCCGCCAACTTGAGCACCTCAAAGTGCGCCTCAACGCCTAACCAACGAAACCGCCTCGCCGTTCGTCTTTACTAGTGTGACCACAATTGCGCTAACTGTGGGCCATTCCTCGGCCACAATAGAGACAACGGCGAGGAGGGGCTCAGTGGCTGAGACCGAAAACACCCCTGCCCGCTGGGAAGACGTGGTCACGCAACTCGTTGCTGAGCGAGGCGAAGCCTTGACGCGCTATGCATACCTGATCTCCGGCAACCGTGAAGACGCCTCCGACCTTGTACATGACGCACTCGTCAAGACCTTCGGTCGGCTACGAAACGGGTTTACTATCGCGAGCGCGGAAGCGTATGTACGAAAGGCGATCCTCAATACCTACCTCGACCGCGGGCGACGCATCAGCCGCTGGCGCAAAATCGCCCACCTCGCTGTTGAACCCGAGATGCTGCAATCACCGGATGCCGACACCGAAATCCGGCTCGATCTGCAGTCTCAACTGATGAAGCTGCGACCGCGCGAACGTGCCTGCTTGGTTCTGCGATACTACGAAGACCTCAAAGTGGATGACATCGCCGATACACTGCAGATCAGCTCTGGAGCGGTGAAACGCTACTTGAGTGATGCTCTAGCCCGAATGGCGGTGGGACTCGATCGCACCGAGCCACACGACCTCGGGGGCGACCATGGTTGACGAATCCGACATCCGCTCTCACCTAGTTGACGCGGAAACTCCAGCGATTGCGATCAACACTGACGCGATAATTTCACGCAGCAAGGCTCGACGTCGGCCACGTCAGCTTGCCGTGGGTGCGGTGAGCGTTCTTGCGGCGGCATCCCTCGTTTTCGCCGGAGTGAACACGTTCCCACGCACCGGCGATCTCACTACAGCGGGCAGCATGGCAGACGAATCGAGCACTCGTATGGACAGCGATGCGGGCGCAGACAATGCTGAGTCGTACCTCGCACCAGATGCCGTCATGGACAGGGAAACCTGCGGGGCGATCATCCCCAGCCAGGCGGCGTCACCCTATGGCCTTGCTCTTGAGCTTGACCTTCCTGGCCCGGTGACGGCATCCGGTAGCGCCTTCGGAACAGTTCGACTCACGAACACATCGGATGTCGCAGTAACGGGAACGACAGCGTCGGTGCCCGACGTGAATCTGACCCGAGACTCGGTCTCGATTTCGCATAGCCCCGACGCTCAGATTTTGTCGGTCATCCCTGTCAACCTCCAGCCCGGCCAGAGCATCGAATTTGCCGTTTCGCTTGCAATCTACGACTGCACGACCATCGACACCGGCGGCATGGTCGAGCCCGGCATCTACACGGCAAGCACGTCGCTTGCCTTCGTTCCGTCAGACCCCGAGATCGGCGAGGCTGCCGGAGTGCGCAGCTCACCGTCGACCATTGTTCTGCAGTAACGACAGCTCGCTTCGCTAGACTCCTCGTGTCACTTTCGTCGACGAAGGAGCATCCGTGAAGGCTCGACTGGTCACCGTATGTGCGATCGCTGCGGCATTCGCTGTGATGACCGCGACCCCGGCGCTTGCCGATGATCCCGTGCGGCTTGACGGGCAGTACGTTGCCGACACAACGGGCGTTCTTGGCGGCAGCGCAGTCGAGGTCGACGCGGCACTCAACTCGCTTTATGAGCGGGCCGGCATCCAGCTGTTCGTCGTATACGTCGACGCGTTCACGAACCCCGAGTCCCCGATTGATTGGGCGGATACCACGGCTGAGGCTAATGGGCTCGGCACCGACGATCTTCTGCTTGCTGTGGCGGTTGGCCAGCGGCAGTACGCGCTGTCGGTTGCTCCCGACGCTTCGGTGTCGGATGCGCAGCTGGATGCCGCGGAGAGCGCCATCGAGGCAGAACTGCGCAACGATAACTGGGCCCAGGCTGCCATCGCGGGCGCAGATTCGCTTGGTGCTGCTTCGACATCGTCGGGCGGCGGTCTGCCTCTGCTACCGATTCTCGGAGGTGCTGCACTGCTCGGTGTGGGTGTCTACGCCATTTATCGAGTGCGGCGTCGCAGTCGCACGGGAGACAGTGGAGAGCCAGCGGAAAGCGTTTCGCAGGAGGAACTTGACCGTCGCGCCGGTAGCGCGCTCGTGGAACTGGATGATGCCCTCAAGACGAGCGAGCAGGAACTGAGTTTCGCTGTTGCCCAGTTCGGCAGCGCGGCAACGGCCGACTTTGAGGCGTCACTTGCGGAGGCCAACACCACGGTTGCGCAGGCATTTCGCCTCCGACAGAAGCTCGACGATAGCGAGCCAGAATCTGCAGAGCAGAAGCGCACGATGACGATGGAGATCATCCAGTTGTGCAAGCACGCTGATGAGTTGTTGGATGCTCAGGCCGAAGCCTTCGACCAGCTGCGGCAGCTCGAAACTAATGCCCCCGCAGCCCTCGCCGAGACCACGGCGTTGATCGCAACTGCGAGCGAGAGAGCCCCCGTGGCGGAGAGCGCCCTGAGCGCTTTGACCACTCGCTATGCTCCGTCTGCGCTCAATTCGGTGTCGGAGAATGGTGAGCGCGCTCGCGCCCTGCTCTCGGCCGCAGCGGAGTCGTCAACGACCGCGAGTACAGCGATCGCGGCCCAGAAGCCCGGCGACGCAGCAGTCGCCATACGCACGGCACAAGCACAACTCGGCCAATCGATTCAGCTCATGGATGCCGTGGATTCGCTCACAACCCAGCTGCAGTCGGCCGAAGGCAAGCTTGCTGCCGCAATCGCTGACACCGCGGGCGACATTGCCGCCGCGCGCGCGCTGCCCCGCGACGACACCACTGGATCGTTGCAGCCGCAGATCGTGGCTGCCGAATCGGCTCTCGCCGCGGCGCAGGCGAACGTGAGCGATCCGATCGCGAGCTTGAGCGCTCTCGGCGCTGCGAATGCTGCCCTCGAGACGGTCTTTATTGGGGTGCGTGATCAGCAGGCTGCAGTCGCGCAAGCGGCAACACAGTTGACTGCGGCTCTTGCCGGAGCACAGTCACGGATCACCACGACGGCGCAGTTCATTACGACTCGTCGCGGCGGTGTTGGTTCCGAAGCGCGAACGAGAATTAGCGAAGCAGACCGCCAGCTGAAGCAGGCGCTCGCCCTGCAGACATCCGATCCGGTTACGGCCCTGACACATGCACGACAGGCCGATCAACTGGCCGCTACCGCATTCGAGCTCGCCCAGCGCGATGTCTCGCAGTTCTCGGTCGGCGGCGCTGCCGGTTCGGGAATGGGTGGACTGGGCGGCCTCGGTGGTTTCGGGGGCACCGGTGGTGGCTCTGGTGGAGATCTGCTCGGCGGATTGATCGGTGGCCTCATTGGGAGCAGTCTGGGTTCGCGATCGTCTCGGTCTGGCCAAAGCTCCTCGTGGGGCGGCGGCTCGTGGGGCGGTGGCTCGGGATCGCGCAGTTCTCGCTCTGGCGGAAGTTCTGGTCGCAGTGGTGGTGGCCGCAGTCGCGGCGGTAGATTCTAAGTACGGTTTGCTCGAGAAAATTTACGAAAGGCATGTCGCATGGCAAAGCAGTCGATCCTCGGACGCATCTCACAACTTCTGAAGGCGAACATCAACTCGATTCTCGACCAGGCTGAGGATCCGCAATTGATGCTCGACCAGCTTGTACGTGATTACACCAGTTCCATTGCGGATGCGGAGAGCGCTGTTGCTCAAACTATCGGCAATTTGCGGCTCATGGAGCAGGATCACACCGAAGACAGGAACGCGGCAGCCGACTGGGGCCGCAAAGCTTTGGCGGCCAGCAACAAGGCCGACGAGCTGCGCGCGGCAGGCAACTCTGCCGACGCCGATAAGTTCGACAACCTCGCGAAAATCGCGATCGGTCGTCAGGTCTCCTCGGAGAACGAAGCTCGCGCCGCAGCACCCACGATTGCCTCGCAGACCAAGGTTGTCGACCAGCTCAAGAGCGGTCTCGATGGCATGCGGGCAAAACTCAGCGAACTCACCGCGAAGCGCGACGAACTCGTTGCGCGCTCAAAGACTGTCGAAGCTCAGACTCAAGTTCACGATGCTCTCAAGTCAATCGACCTCCTCGATCCCACGAGCGACCTCAGTCGCTTCGGAGACAAGATTCGGCGCGAAGAGGCGAAGGTTCTTGGGCAGCAGGAGTTGGCGGCATCCAGCCTTGACGCACAGTTTGAGGGTCTCGAAGACTTGGGCAAGCAGGGCGAAGTTGAGGCACGCTTGGCGGCACTCAAGTCGGGCGGCACGAAGGCCGTTACGGCAGGCGAGTAGTTCGCGCGCGGAATCCAAAGAATGACAATCAACTACGTCGTCGTTCCACAGTGGCAAGGTTCCGGGTCTTCCCGAGCAATGCAACTCGTGGATGGTGCCGAGGCGATTCGGGGCGACCTTCCCTCCGCGTCGACTCGCACGGTAGACGTCCCGCTTGAAGCGGGTGACCACCAAGGGACCGGCGTGCACCGGTTGAGCTCGCTGCTTCTCGTAAGGGAGCGAACTCGTCACACCTACGCGGCTGACCCTGCCATCCATGTGACGATCGGCGGAGATTGCGGCGTTGAACTGGCTGCCATTGAGCATGTCAGCCCCAGCGCGCCTGCAGTGGTCTGGATTGACGCGCACCCCGACCTGCACACGCCAGAATCGAGCGCGTCTGGTGCGTTTAACGGGATGGTGCTGCGCACCCTGCTCGGTGAGGGCCCTGCGGTGCTCGTGCCCGAGCATGCACTCACTGCAGATCATCTGATTCTCGCGGGCGTGCGCTCAGCCGATCCCGAAGAAGATGCCTACATTCAGGATGCTGGCATCCGCTCAATCGGCGTGATCGAATTCTCTGCCGACGCGCTCCTCGAAGCAATCGCCGCAACAGGCGCAGACTCCGTCTACTTGCACATCGACCTCGATGTGCTCGACCCCGCCGACTTTGCGGGGCTCGGATCGCCAGTACCGTTCGGGATTTCGCCCACACTTCTCGCAGAAACGATCCGGGCGGTGGTTGCGAAATACCCTCTCGCTGGGGCCGGAATCACCGAGTTTGCTCCGGCATCCATCACCCAGGCAGCGGATGATCTGCCTACCATTTTGAGGTTGATCGGCGCCATTACCTCGGCACGGTGATGCACTGATCGTTCAGAATCTGGCGACGCGTCAGCGCTTGCGCCGTAGTCTGGGAACATGACTGACACCAGCACAAGTTCCGCAAAGATTACGCTCGAACGGGACGGTCACGTTCTGCTCATCGGTCTGAATAGGGTCGACAAACGTAACGCCGCCGACCTCGAACTGCTTTCGCAGCTTGCTCTTGCCTACGGCGAGCTTGAGCGTGATCCCGAGCTACGCGCTGGTTTCGTTTTCG harbors:
- a CDS encoding PspA/IM30 family protein — translated: MAKQSILGRISQLLKANINSILDQAEDPQLMLDQLVRDYTSSIADAESAVAQTIGNLRLMEQDHTEDRNAAADWGRKALAASNKADELRAAGNSADADKFDNLAKIAIGRQVSSENEARAAAPTIASQTKVVDQLKSGLDGMRAKLSELTAKRDELVARSKTVEAQTQVHDALKSIDLLDPTSDLSRFGDKIRREEAKVLGQQELAASSLDAQFEGLEDLGKQGEVEARLAALKSGGTKAVTAGE
- a CDS encoding TPM domain-containing protein produces the protein MKARLVTVCAIAAAFAVMTATPALADDPVRLDGQYVADTTGVLGGSAVEVDAALNSLYERAGIQLFVVYVDAFTNPESPIDWADTTAEANGLGTDDLLLAVAVGQRQYALSVAPDASVSDAQLDAAESAIEAELRNDNWAQAAIAGADSLGAASTSSGGGLPLLPILGGAALLGVGVYAIYRVRRRSRTGDSGEPAESVSQEELDRRAGSALVELDDALKTSEQELSFAVAQFGSAATADFEASLAEANTTVAQAFRLRQKLDDSEPESAEQKRTMTMEIIQLCKHADELLDAQAEAFDQLRQLETNAPAALAETTALIATASERAPVAESALSALTTRYAPSALNSVSENGERARALLSAAAESSTTASTAIAAQKPGDAAVAIRTAQAQLGQSIQLMDAVDSLTTQLQSAEGKLAAAIADTAGDIAAARALPRDDTTGSLQPQIVAAESALAAAQANVSDPIASLSALGAANAALETVFIGVRDQQAAVAQAATQLTAALAGAQSRITTTAQFITTRRGGVGSEARTRISEADRQLKQALALQTSDPVTALTHARQADQLAATAFELAQRDVSQFSVGGAAGSGMGGLGGLGGFGGTGGGSGGDLLGGLIGGLIGSSLGSRSSRSGQSSSWGGGSWGGGSGSRSSRSGGSSGRSGGGRSRGGRF
- a CDS encoding helix-turn-helix domain-containing protein, producing the protein MNDLVTLGQRIRHFRTTAGFTLDQLGDRVGVAGSQLSLMENGRREPRLTLLSAIASATDIQLADLLDEAPPTKRAALEIELDRVQRSTIYAALGLPKIRPSKGIPDETLEAIVGLHHELATRSRQAIATPEEARRANTELRQQMRTLDNYLPDLEREAEKLTLAGNHTTGALTHRAVSLMAESLGFELVHVHDLPHSARSVTDLKHGRIYLPPASIPGGHGLRSMALQAMAHRVLGHTEPTSYAEFLHQRLEINYFAAAVLMPLKQSVEFLSDAKTQRNIAVEDFRDAFGVTHEAAALRFTNLATSHLDLETHFLRVGDDGAVYKAYENDGLRLPVDVTGSAEGQFVCRNWSARTAFTRTNRTTEFYQYTDTPEGSFFESTQTGTTDAEEFSITIGVPFSHSKWFRGRATDNRRASTCPDETCCRKPEDVLRDRWSGNAWSSAKLHAHILSPLPSGTFPGVDDRELYEFLELHSIDAH
- a CDS encoding arginase family protein, giving the protein MTINYVVVPQWQGSGSSRAMQLVDGAEAIRGDLPSASTRTVDVPLEAGDHQGTGVHRLSSLLLVRERTRHTYAADPAIHVTIGGDCGVELAAIEHVSPSAPAVVWIDAHPDLHTPESSASGAFNGMVLRTLLGEGPAVLVPEHALTADHLILAGVRSADPEEDAYIQDAGIRSIGVIEFSADALLEAIAATGADSVYLHIDLDVLDPADFAGLGSPVPFGISPTLLAETIRAVVAKYPLAGAGITEFAPASITQAADDLPTILRLIGAITSAR
- a CDS encoding phosphoenolpyruvate carboxykinase (GTP), which codes for MSIAEMTKTHFSAPDGTHPSVIAWVEEIATLTQPDEVVWCTGSAEEADQIADLMVEAGTLTRLNDEYRPHSFLARSDPSDVARVESRTFICSANESDAGPSNNWAAPAEMRTTLDGLFAGSMRGRRMFVVPFSMGPLGSPLAKIGVQVTDSPYVVLSMGIMTRMGTAVLESIDDSTEWVRAIHSVGAPLAANDTDVPWPCNQTKYISHFPETREIWSFGSAYGGNAILAKKSFALRIASVIARDEGWLAEHMLLLKLTNPRGRVFHIAAAFPSACGKTNLAMIKPTIPGWKAETIGDDIAWLGKGADGRLRAINPEAGFFGVAPGTGYSTNETAMDTIWGHTVFTNVALKDNGDVWWEGMTDEAPEHLIDWQGNDWSPESGSPSSHANSRFTVAAAQCPTIADDWESPQGVVIDAIIFGGRRATNVPLVVEARDWEHGVYLGATISSERTAAAEGTIGELRRDPFAMMPFCGYNMADHWAHWLSVGQDLRTSGTVPRIFQVNWFRKGPDGSFLWPGFGENSRVLEWILERVDGKVAARDSALGLLPRDGELNIDGLELSDETMQQLFAIDTDSWKAEAASTEEFFATFDGRVPAAVTRQLEHLKVRLNA
- a CDS encoding sigma-70 family RNA polymerase sigma factor, yielding MAETENTPARWEDVVTQLVAERGEALTRYAYLISGNREDASDLVHDALVKTFGRLRNGFTIASAEAYVRKAILNTYLDRGRRISRWRKIAHLAVEPEMLQSPDADTEIRLDLQSQLMKLRPRERACLVLRYYEDLKVDDIADTLQISSGAVKRYLSDALARMAVGLDRTEPHDLGGDHG
- a CDS encoding alpha/beta hydrolase, translating into MRSSGPPSTGRPPFVLIHGIGMSHRYLTRLHNVLSEMDEVYSIDLPGFGGLPKPAKSLGVPEMARALGRVLDRLGIEQAVLVGHSMGTQWVVELAAQRPELATHVAAVGPVVDDTHRSIFTQTVALGVDALGEPTSANLLAFTDFLRCGPSWFLTQAGQMVAYPIEDRVPGLLMPLLLLRGGRDRVAGMDWCRRLRGDARSVTLVTVPGHQHFVQRTAPRAVASALHAFTRKDAPPAS